In Flagellatimonas centrodinii, a single window of DNA contains:
- the folK gene encoding 2-amino-4-hydroxy-6-hydroxymethyldihydropteridine diphosphokinase: MSGGWRAWVALGANLGQPAAQVRQALEALAATDGIDIVTVSPFYRTAPLGLPGQADYCNAVAAIHTQLPPEPLMAALLRIEREAGRIRGGDRWGPRVLDLDLLHVDGEIRDTDSLRLPHPEAGRRVFVMVPWADIAPELVVPGIGRVGARAVELGRDGIAPWAD, encoded by the coding sequence GTGAGTGGGGGGTGGCGCGCCTGGGTCGCCCTCGGGGCCAACCTGGGGCAGCCGGCGGCGCAGGTTCGGCAGGCGCTTGAGGCACTGGCGGCCACCGATGGCATCGACATCGTGACCGTTTCGCCGTTCTATCGCACGGCGCCACTGGGGCTGCCGGGCCAGGCCGACTATTGCAACGCCGTGGCGGCGATCCACACACAACTGCCACCCGAGCCTTTGATGGCAGCCCTGCTGCGGATCGAACGCGAGGCCGGCCGGATCCGCGGAGGTGACCGCTGGGGGCCGCGTGTGCTCGACCTTGATCTGCTGCATGTCGATGGCGAAATCCGCGATACCGACAGCCTGCGTCTGCCGCATCCCGAAGCCGGGCGCCGGGTCTTCGTGATGGTGCCGTGGGCCGACATCGCGCCGGAGCTGGTCGTGCCGGGGATCGGCCGGGTGGGGGCGCGCGCAGTCGAACTCGGGCGTGACGGCATCGCCCCCTGGGCCGACTGA
- a CDS encoding DNA polymerase III subunit chi, with protein MTRVDFYVLPETVTDAVATACKLCDKAAGQGLRVYVHAGPAQLEALDGALWSFRQGSFLSHERFEGQPPTAPLPMVLLGDGEPPDSHHQVLLNLGDDIPAWFSRFERVLEIVSGDADTRRRCRARFKRYRDRGFPLQTHELTA; from the coding sequence ATGACCCGGGTCGACTTCTACGTGCTGCCGGAGACCGTGACTGATGCGGTCGCCACTGCCTGCAAGCTCTGCGACAAGGCGGCGGGCCAGGGCCTGCGCGTGTATGTGCACGCGGGGCCCGCGCAGTTGGAGGCACTTGATGGCGCGCTGTGGAGCTTTCGCCAAGGCAGCTTCCTGTCGCATGAACGCTTCGAGGGCCAACCGCCGACCGCACCGCTGCCGATGGTGCTGCTGGGCGACGGCGAGCCGCCTGACAGCCACCATCAGGTGCTGCTCAACCTTGGTGACGACATTCCCGCCTGGTTCAGCCGCTTCGAGCGCGTCCTCGAAATCGTCAGTGGTGATGCCGACACCCGCCGTCGGTGCCGGGCGCGATTCAAGCGCTACCGCGACCGCGGCTTCCCCTTGCAGACCCACGAGCTCACAGCCTGA
- the lptG gene encoding LPS export ABC transporter permease LptG, translating to MKRYDRYISRHVLGMSAIVALVLIALFSFISFVSEVDDTGRGGFGLLQLGVYTVLMMPSALYTLFPVIALLGTLAGLGVLASQGELTALRAAGVSSVRLGGSALAAGLVMAVLTVGIGDWLAPWGQTEAERLRTTARSGVDAGQVLRPVWLRAGSDVLHIRRIADPGHLEHVDLFRLDGKGGLTRWARVDEMVLAGDDQWDLRGLSDSRFDDRAVTVRDDVEERWDGRLSPEVLRLLVLEAESASIAGLMRLVHYLEANALDAGEAERALWRKLMAPFTVLAMTFFAVPFVFGSLRDSGMGQRLFFGVLIGVGFFVINEVSGSLGQLYGWPPLLGAGAPSAVLVAVGFWRLRRAR from the coding sequence ATGAAGCGCTACGACCGCTACATCTCACGGCACGTGCTGGGCATGAGCGCCATCGTCGCCCTGGTGCTGATCGCGCTGTTCAGCTTCATCAGTTTTGTCTCCGAGGTTGACGATACCGGCCGGGGCGGTTTCGGCTTGCTGCAGCTCGGCGTCTACACGGTGCTGATGATGCCGAGCGCGCTCTACACGCTGTTCCCGGTTATCGCCCTGTTGGGCACGCTGGCGGGTCTCGGTGTGCTTGCCAGTCAGGGCGAACTCACCGCGCTGCGCGCTGCCGGGGTGTCCTCGGTACGGCTGGGTGGCTCCGCCCTGGCGGCCGGGCTGGTGATGGCGGTGCTCACGGTCGGTATCGGCGACTGGTTGGCACCCTGGGGCCAGACCGAGGCCGAGCGCCTGCGGACCACGGCGCGCTCCGGGGTCGATGCCGGCCAGGTGCTGCGGCCCGTCTGGCTGCGGGCGGGGTCGGATGTTCTGCATATCCGGCGCATCGCCGACCCCGGCCACCTGGAGCACGTCGACCTTTTCCGGTTGGATGGCAAAGGCGGACTTACACGGTGGGCGCGCGTCGACGAGATGGTGTTGGCCGGTGATGATCAGTGGGATCTCCGCGGGTTGTCGGACTCCCGCTTCGACGATCGTGCGGTGACGGTACGTGACGATGTCGAGGAACGTTGGGATGGCCGCCTGTCGCCGGAGGTGCTGCGGCTGCTGGTGCTGGAGGCGGAAAGTGCCTCGATTGCGGGTCTGATGCGGCTGGTGCACTACCTGGAGGCCAATGCGCTTGATGCCGGCGAAGCCGAACGGGCGCTTTGGCGCAAATTGATGGCGCCATTCACGGTGTTGGCGATGACCTTTTTCGCGGTGCCCTTCGTGTTCGGATCACTGCGCGACAGCGGCATGGGGCAGCGCCTGTTTTTCGGTGTCCTGATCGGCGTCGGGTTCTTCGTCATCAACGAAGTCAGTGGCAGCCTCGGCCAGCTCTATGGCTGGCCGCCGCTGCTGGGCGCCGGCGCGCCCAGTGCGGTGTTGGTGGCAGTCGGGTTCTGGCGCCTGCGACGCGCCCGCTAG
- the pcnB gene encoding polynucleotide adenylyltransferase PcnB: MTIEPKRISRAEHPISRSLLSSAALRTLYTLKDAGYEAYMVGGGVRDILAGFTPKDFDVATNAHPEQVKPLFRSCRLIGRRFVICHVRFGGEVIETTTFRGAISDSHERDETGRILSDNEYGTLETDAFRRDFTVNALYYDISDFSIVDFCGGLEDLDAKVIRLIGEPEARYREDPVRMLRAVRIANKLGFEIAEDSALPIPRLAHLLGEIPPARLFDEVIKILQSKEAVANYESLAHFGLFAQLFPETDRLCETQDHADDFVSLALANTADRIDNELPVSPAFLYGALLWPPVWARYQALMRREGCTPAMAMQQAADEVLARAVGRVAIPKRFSLPMREIWLLQTRFDQQSPGRARRLMTHPRFRAAYDFLLLRAEVGEVDTALATWWTEAQNGLDLNVGGDDDPDDDASAPRKRRRRRGGRNRRSAPAAAE; this comes from the coding sequence TTGACCATCGAACCCAAGCGTATTTCGCGCGCCGAGCACCCCATCTCGCGCTCGCTACTGTCGTCCGCAGCGCTGCGGACCCTGTACACGCTCAAGGATGCCGGGTACGAGGCCTACATGGTGGGCGGTGGCGTACGCGACATCCTGGCCGGCTTCACGCCCAAGGATTTCGATGTCGCCACCAATGCACACCCCGAGCAGGTCAAGCCGCTGTTCCGATCCTGCCGCCTGATTGGTCGGCGCTTCGTCATCTGCCATGTCCGCTTTGGTGGCGAGGTGATCGAGACCACGACCTTCCGCGGCGCCATCAGCGACAGCCATGAGCGTGACGAGACCGGACGTATCCTCTCGGACAACGAGTACGGCACGCTGGAAACGGACGCGTTTCGACGCGATTTCACTGTCAACGCGCTCTATTACGACATCAGCGATTTCAGCATCGTCGATTTCTGTGGGGGCCTCGAAGACCTCGACGCCAAGGTGATTCGTCTTATCGGTGAGCCCGAGGCCCGGTACCGGGAAGATCCGGTACGGATGCTGCGGGCGGTCCGCATTGCCAACAAGCTCGGCTTCGAGATCGCGGAGGATTCAGCGCTGCCGATTCCTCGGCTGGCGCACCTTTTGGGGGAAATCCCGCCGGCGCGATTGTTTGATGAGGTGATCAAGATCCTGCAGTCGAAGGAGGCCGTCGCCAACTACGAGAGCCTGGCGCACTTCGGGCTGTTCGCACAGCTGTTCCCTGAGACGGATCGTCTCTGCGAAACCCAGGACCACGCCGACGATTTCGTGTCCTTGGCGCTCGCCAATACCGCTGATCGCATCGACAACGAACTGCCGGTTTCGCCCGCATTTTTGTACGGAGCGCTGTTGTGGCCGCCGGTATGGGCCCGCTACCAGGCCTTGATGCGGCGCGAGGGGTGTACGCCGGCGATGGCCATGCAGCAGGCTGCAGATGAAGTGCTGGCCCGCGCGGTTGGCCGGGTCGCGATTCCCAAGCGGTTCTCGCTGCCGATGCGGGAGATCTGGCTGCTGCAAACCCGTTTTGACCAGCAGTCGCCCGGGCGCGCTCGGCGCTTGATGACGCATCCACGGTTTCGTGCCGCGTACGACTTTCTGTTGTTGCGCGCTGAAGTCGGCGAGGTCGACACGGCGCTGGCCACGTGGTGGACCGAGGCGCAGAACGGCCTCGACCTGAATGTCGGCGGCGACGATGACCCCGACGATGATGCTTCGGCGCCGCGCAAGCGTCGTCGCCGCCGTGGCGGTCGCAACCGGCGCTCGGCGCCTGCTGCGGCGGAGTGA
- a CDS encoding FxsA family protein, with product MPLLILLILLVCEISLLVSLVDAIGVIPTVLWILFSGMLGLWLIRRTGLAVMRRMQEATARGELPDTDLLGDMLLLLAGLLFLLPGVLLDLFAFGVLALGGLRLWLAGKVQQRMQQRQPHLRPPVTLEGDYRRTDDPPR from the coding sequence ATGCCGCTGTTGATCCTGCTCATTCTGCTGGTCTGCGAGATCAGCCTGCTGGTCAGCCTGGTGGATGCCATCGGCGTGATCCCCACCGTGCTGTGGATCCTGTTCAGCGGCATGCTCGGGCTGTGGCTGATCCGACGCACCGGCCTCGCCGTGATGCGCCGCATGCAGGAGGCCACCGCCCGCGGCGAGTTGCCTGACACCGATTTGCTCGGCGACATGCTGTTGTTGCTGGCAGGCCTCCTGTTTCTGTTGCCGGGCGTACTCCTGGATCTCTTTGCCTTCGGCGTGCTGGCCCTGGGCGGGCTTCGGCTGTGGCTGGCCGGCAAGGTGCAACAGCGCATGCAACAGCGCCAGCCACACCTGCGCCCGCCGGTCACGCTCGAGGGCGACTACCGGCGCACCGACGACCCTCCGCGCTGA
- a CDS encoding valine--tRNA ligase has translation MDKTFDPAVVEARWRETWEQQDAYAAGQHAPGDGQPYSIMIPPPNVTGTLHMGHAFQHTIMDALIRYQRMRGRDTLWQPGTDHAGIATQMVVERNLKQAGEPGRAELGRDRFLDKVWEWKRYSAGTISGQIRRMGSSVDWSREAFTMDPGYSTAVIEHFVRLHDAGLIYRGKRLVNWDPVLQTAISDLEVVSEEEKGFLWHFRYPLTDGSGHLVVATTRPETMLGDTAVAVHPEDERYRHLVGRMIRLPLCDREIPIIADDYVDPEFGTGCVKITPAHDFNDYQVGQRHGLPLINVLTRTANLTDDVPVAYRGLDRFEARQRIVADFEVQGLLDKVQDHVLKVPRGDRTGVVLEPWLTDQWFVDLTRDTLPDGRPGGRATITRPALEAVESGRMRFVPDNWKTTYFHWLHNIQDWCISRQLWWGHRIPAWYDADGQVYVGRDEAEVRRKHGLPTDTKLHQDNDVFDTWFSSDIWPFATLGWPEATPELQKYYPGAVLVTGFDIIFFWVARMMMMGLYFHQEVPFREVYITGLVRDPEGNKMSKSKGNVLDPLDVVDGISLEALLTKRTTGLMQPEMAKRIEKKTRKDYPDGIAAVGVDALRFTFAALATQGRDIRFDASRAEGYRNFCNKIWNAARFVLMQCEDQDTGLDAGAEVVLSSADRWIISQLQRLETEAAQHFADYRFDLLAAALYQFIWNEYCDWYLELSKPALQQGSVEEQRGTRRTLVRVLETSLRLLHPLMPFLTEDIWQRVAPLAGINDGLLMHQPYPQADTARLDDRAEADIAWLKTVILGVRQIRGEMDLSPAKPLPLKVQNATAVDDERLRRLDGSIRFLARVDSIEILGAEAPPSAVALCGDMKLLVPMAGLIDKDAELSRLDKQIAKLGSDREKTATRVQNPNFGKAPEAVQQQARDLLAQQDADLERLREQRLRIEQL, from the coding sequence ATGGACAAAACTTTCGACCCCGCCGTTGTGGAAGCCCGCTGGCGCGAGACCTGGGAACAGCAGGACGCCTACGCGGCCGGCCAGCACGCCCCCGGCGACGGCCAGCCCTACAGCATCATGATCCCGCCGCCCAATGTGACCGGCACGCTGCACATGGGGCATGCGTTCCAGCACACCATCATGGATGCGCTGATCCGCTATCAGCGGATGCGCGGCCGCGACACCCTCTGGCAGCCGGGCACCGACCATGCCGGCATCGCCACCCAGATGGTGGTGGAGCGCAATCTCAAGCAGGCCGGCGAACCCGGCCGCGCCGAACTGGGACGCGACCGATTCCTCGACAAGGTATGGGAATGGAAGCGGTATTCCGCCGGCACCATCAGCGGCCAGATTCGCCGCATGGGCTCCTCGGTGGACTGGTCACGCGAAGCCTTCACCATGGACCCCGGCTACAGCACCGCGGTCATCGAGCACTTTGTGCGCCTGCACGACGCCGGGCTGATCTACCGCGGCAAGCGGCTGGTCAATTGGGACCCGGTGCTGCAGACCGCCATCTCCGATCTGGAGGTGGTGAGCGAGGAGGAAAAGGGCTTTCTCTGGCACTTCCGCTACCCGTTGACCGACGGTAGCGGACATCTGGTGGTCGCCACCACCCGGCCGGAAACCATGCTCGGCGATACCGCAGTGGCGGTGCATCCGGAGGACGAACGCTACCGGCACTTGGTTGGCCGAATGATTCGCCTACCCCTATGCGACCGTGAGATCCCCATTATTGCCGACGACTACGTCGATCCTGAATTCGGCACCGGCTGCGTCAAGATCACGCCGGCGCACGACTTCAACGACTACCAGGTGGGCCAGCGCCACGGTCTGCCGCTGATCAATGTGCTGACCCGCACGGCAAACCTCACCGACGACGTGCCCGTGGCTTATCGCGGCCTAGACCGCTTCGAGGCCCGCCAGCGCATCGTCGCCGACTTCGAGGTCCAGGGCCTGCTGGACAAGGTGCAGGACCACGTGCTCAAGGTGCCACGCGGGGACCGTACCGGCGTGGTGCTGGAGCCCTGGCTGACCGACCAGTGGTTCGTCGACCTGACCCGAGACACCCTGCCCGACGGCCGTCCCGGCGGACGGGCGACCATCACCCGGCCGGCCCTCGAGGCGGTCGAGTCCGGCCGCATGCGCTTCGTGCCCGACAACTGGAAAACCACCTACTTCCACTGGCTGCACAACATCCAGGACTGGTGCATCAGCCGCCAGTTGTGGTGGGGTCACCGTATACCGGCGTGGTATGACGCCGACGGACAGGTCTATGTCGGTCGCGACGAGGCAGAAGTGCGCCGCAAACACGGGTTACCGACTGACACCAAGCTGCACCAGGACAACGACGTCTTCGATACCTGGTTCTCTTCCGACATCTGGCCCTTCGCCACCCTCGGCTGGCCCGAGGCCACGCCCGAGCTGCAGAAGTATTACCCCGGCGCGGTGCTGGTGACCGGCTTCGACATCATCTTTTTCTGGGTCGCCCGGATGATGATGATGGGCCTGTACTTCCACCAGGAGGTGCCGTTCCGCGAGGTCTACATCACCGGTCTGGTACGCGACCCCGAGGGCAACAAGATGTCCAAGTCCAAGGGCAACGTGCTGGACCCGCTGGACGTGGTCGATGGCATTTCGCTGGAGGCGTTGCTGACCAAGCGCACCACCGGCCTGATGCAACCAGAGATGGCCAAGCGCATCGAGAAGAAGACCCGCAAGGACTACCCCGACGGCATCGCCGCTGTCGGGGTGGATGCCCTGCGGTTCACCTTTGCCGCGCTGGCCACCCAGGGGCGCGATATCCGCTTCGATGCCTCGCGTGCCGAGGGCTATCGCAACTTCTGCAACAAGATCTGGAACGCAGCCCGTTTCGTGCTGATGCAGTGCGAGGACCAGGACACCGGTCTCGATGCCGGTGCCGAAGTGGTGCTGTCGAGCGCTGACCGCTGGATCATCTCGCAGCTGCAGCGCCTGGAGACCGAAGCCGCCCAGCACTTCGCCGACTATCGTTTCGACCTACTGGCGGCCGCGTTGTACCAGTTCATCTGGAACGAGTACTGCGACTGGTATCTGGAACTCTCGAAACCGGCACTGCAGCAGGGCAGCGTCGAGGAGCAGCGGGGCACCCGGCGAACCCTCGTGCGGGTGCTGGAAACCAGCCTGCGCCTGCTGCACCCGCTGATGCCCTTCCTTACCGAGGACATCTGGCAACGCGTGGCACCGCTGGCCGGTATCAACGACGGGCTGCTGATGCACCAGCCCTACCCGCAGGCCGATACTGCCCGTCTCGACGACCGGGCCGAAGCCGACATCGCATGGTTGAAGACGGTGATCCTCGGCGTCCGCCAGATCCGTGGCGAGATGGATCTGTCGCCCGCCAAGCCCCTGCCCCTCAAGGTCCAGAACGCAACCGCCGTCGACGACGAGCGCCTGCGGCGCCTGGACGGCTCCATCCGCTTCCTGGCGCGGGTCGACAGCATCGAGATCCTCGGCGCCGAAGCCCCTCCTTCGGCGGTGGCCCTGTGTGGCGACATGAAGCTGTTGGTGCCAATGGCCGGCCTGATCGACAAGGACGCCGAACTGTCGCGGCTCGACAAGCAGATCGCCAAACTGGGCAGCGACCGCGAAAAGACCGCCACCCGGGTGCAGAACCCCAATTTCGGCAAGGCGCCCGAGGCCGTGCAGCAACAGGCGCGTGACCTGCTGGCTCAGCAGGACGCCGACCTGGAACGTCTGCGCGAGCAGCGCCTGCGCATCGAGCAGCTCTGA
- a CDS encoding esterase/lipase family protein, giving the protein MRLPQPRRLSALELLREWRVVRDLAASALQGIPADLPRGHGETVMVIPGFGATDAATRTLRNRLTRLGYVVSGWQLGRNRGAVERDLQRLLPHFDALHAAAGNTPVSLVGWSLGGVIARELARLRPTATRRVITLGSPLVGGPKYTFTASWYARQGLDLERAEQKVAARERTTPLPCPLLSLYSRHDGMVHCGASIDPYHDNVRHQEVRSSHLGMCLSPEVLRAVATELAAAA; this is encoded by the coding sequence ATGCGCCTGCCGCAACCCCGACGCCTGTCCGCCCTCGAACTCCTGCGCGAGTGGCGCGTCGTCCGAGACCTCGCGGCCTCCGCGCTGCAGGGCATCCCAGCGGACCTGCCGCGCGGGCACGGTGAAACGGTGATGGTGATTCCGGGCTTCGGCGCCACCGACGCCGCCACGCGCACCCTCCGAAATCGGCTGACACGCCTCGGCTACGTCGTCAGCGGCTGGCAGCTGGGTCGCAATCGCGGTGCCGTGGAGCGCGATCTGCAGCGACTCTTGCCCCACTTCGACGCCTTGCACGCGGCAGCAGGCAACACACCGGTCAGTCTCGTCGGCTGGAGCCTCGGCGGCGTCATCGCCCGTGAGCTGGCACGCCTGCGACCGACCGCCACGCGGCGCGTGATTACCCTCGGCTCGCCACTGGTCGGCGGCCCCAAATACACCTTCACCGCCAGCTGGTACGCACGTCAGGGGCTGGACCTCGAGCGAGCCGAACAAAAGGTGGCGGCGCGCGAACGGACCACCCCGCTGCCCTGCCCGCTGCTGTCGCTCTACAGCCGTCACGACGGCATGGTGCACTGCGGCGCCAGCATTGATCCCTATCACGACAACGTGCGGCATCAGGAAGTGCGCAGTTCGCACCTCGGGATGTGCCTGTCGCCGGAGGTGCTGAGGGCCGTCGCCACCGAACTGGCTGCCGCTGCATGA
- a CDS encoding leucyl aminopeptidase: MEYFVKSGHPEKQRVACVIVGVYDRRTLSDAAQVIDAASDGLLSAVLRRGDMDGKLGGTLILHSVPGTLADRVMLVGLGKERSFDDNAFRKAQAAAGRALRNTGSLDAVSYLTHLGLKGRDTSWMLQQAVIAHADVLYRMDSCRGDKAREELPGIKLERLTFDVPKRSDLAAGERGLAEGLAMAHGISLTKDLGNLPGNRCTPSYLAEQAEVLAREWPITTRVLEQADMESLGMGALLSVSRGSRQPPKLIVMEYLHGGADDKPMVLVGKGLTFDAGGISIKPAGKMDEMKFDMCGGATVFGVLRAIAELKLPINVVGIVPASENLPDGDANKPGDIVTSMAGITIEVLNTDAEGRLILCDALTYAERTYEPSLCIDMATLTGACVVALGSPATGLFSNHPTLARQLLAAGDSAGDRAWELPLWPEYDEQLASEFADVANIATKGVGEAGAAVAAAFLHRFTRKLKWAHLDIAGTAWTGKKASGRPVAMLTQFLLNQSVRGEH; the protein is encoded by the coding sequence ATGGAGTATTTCGTCAAGAGCGGCCACCCCGAAAAGCAGCGTGTCGCCTGCGTCATCGTCGGTGTCTACGACCGCCGAACCCTCAGTGACGCCGCTCAGGTGATCGACGCGGCCAGCGACGGGCTGCTGTCGGCCGTCCTCCGACGCGGCGACATGGACGGCAAATTGGGCGGAACCCTGATACTGCATAGCGTGCCGGGCACCCTGGCCGACCGCGTCATGCTGGTGGGCCTGGGCAAAGAGCGCAGCTTTGACGACAACGCCTTCCGCAAGGCCCAGGCGGCAGCCGGCCGCGCACTGCGCAATACCGGTAGCCTCGACGCCGTGAGCTACCTCACCCACCTCGGGCTGAAGGGACGGGATACCAGCTGGATGCTGCAACAGGCCGTCATCGCGCATGCTGACGTGCTCTATCGCATGGACAGCTGTCGCGGCGACAAGGCGCGGGAGGAGCTGCCGGGGATCAAACTCGAACGTCTCACCTTTGATGTTCCGAAACGCTCCGATCTGGCAGCCGGGGAACGGGGCCTCGCCGAGGGCCTGGCGATGGCCCACGGCATCAGCCTGACCAAGGATCTTGGCAACCTGCCGGGCAACCGCTGCACCCCCAGCTATCTCGCCGAGCAGGCCGAGGTGCTGGCACGCGAGTGGCCGATTACCACCCGCGTGCTCGAACAGGCGGACATGGAATCCCTCGGCATGGGCGCACTGCTGTCGGTGTCGCGCGGCTCGCGCCAGCCCCCAAAGCTGATTGTCATGGAATACCTGCACGGCGGCGCCGACGACAAGCCGATGGTGTTGGTGGGCAAGGGTCTGACCTTTGACGCCGGCGGCATTTCCATCAAGCCGGCCGGCAAGATGGACGAGATGAAATTCGATATGTGCGGCGGCGCCACCGTATTCGGCGTCCTCCGTGCCATCGCCGAACTGAAGCTTCCGATCAACGTGGTGGGCATCGTCCCGGCGTCGGAAAATCTTCCGGATGGCGATGCCAACAAACCCGGGGATATCGTCACCTCGATGGCCGGCATCACCATCGAGGTGCTCAATACCGACGCCGAGGGGCGCCTGATCCTCTGCGATGCGCTGACCTATGCCGAGCGCACCTACGAACCGAGCCTGTGCATCGACATGGCCACCCTGACCGGGGCCTGTGTGGTGGCCCTGGGCAGCCCGGCGACCGGCCTGTTTAGCAACCATCCGACGCTGGCCCGGCAACTGCTGGCGGCCGGTGACAGCGCCGGCGACCGCGCCTGGGAACTGCCACTCTGGCCGGAATATGACGAACAGCTCGCCAGCGAGTTCGCCGATGTCGCCAACATCGCCACCAAGGGGGTCGGCGAAGCCGGTGCCGCCGTTGCAGCCGCCTTCCTGCATCGCTTCACCCGCAAACTGAAGTGGGCCCACCTCGACATCGCGGGCACCGCCTGGACCGGCAAGAAGGCCAGCGGCCGGCCGGTGGCGATGCTGACCCAGTTTCTGTTGAACCAGTCGGTTCGCGGCGAGCATTGA
- a CDS encoding RDD family protein produces MSATALPAPLWRRLLASVYDGLLLLAMWMSALLVEVLITDAIGVQRAPEMTRLVLLSLAFGFFGWFWTHGGQTLGGRAWRLQVQRSDGEPLRLPDAMLRFAASVTWLPLGMIWCLFDREHRALHDRIAGTRVVVLPKT; encoded by the coding sequence ATGAGCGCGACCGCCCTACCAGCACCGCTGTGGCGCCGACTGCTGGCCAGTGTCTACGACGGCCTGTTGTTGCTGGCCATGTGGATGTCAGCGTTGCTCGTCGAAGTTCTGATCACCGACGCCATCGGCGTGCAGCGTGCACCCGAAATGACACGGCTGGTGTTGCTGTCCCTGGCGTTCGGCTTTTTCGGGTGGTTCTGGACCCATGGCGGGCAGACGCTCGGCGGCCGCGCCTGGCGCCTGCAAGTCCAGCGCAGCGACGGCGAACCCCTGCGCCTGCCGGATGCGATGTTGCGGTTTGCCGCCAGCGTCACCTGGCTGCCACTGGGCATGATCTGGTGCCTGTTCGACCGCGAACACCGGGCACTGCACGACCGCATCGCCGGCACCCGGGTGGTGGTCCTGCCCAAGACCTAG
- the lptF gene encoding LPS export ABC transporter permease LptF, with protein sequence MRAPRLERYLLREAALTWAGVTLVLLAIMLATRFARFLGEAAKGRLPEELLFQVAGLSSLQYLIVLTPISLLLAVMMALGRLYRDQEVTAMLACGAPLSGLYRPCLWLAVGVALLTATLSFELGPWAGRTADALVADAARANRYNPFEAGRFKELPEAGAVLYTGRLSDDGRDISQFFGVQTDARGRDSVLVAERGRSDADPVTGERVLMLAEGHRYQGTPGDGAFEITGFDTLTTRIAPPQFSELSGKRKLATTGALWASQSPEDLAELNFRIAVPMSVLVLVVLAVPLSHVKPRAGRYGRLVLGVVLYLVYSQLITLAQVWVAKGQVPPLIGIWWVHLLFAGLAGILIMRQAGRLR encoded by the coding sequence ATGCGTGCCCCCCGACTGGAGCGTTACCTGCTGCGTGAAGCCGCCCTGACCTGGGCGGGGGTCACGCTGGTTCTGCTGGCGATCATGCTGGCGACGCGGTTTGCGCGATTCCTCGGCGAGGCGGCCAAGGGGCGACTGCCCGAGGAGCTGCTGTTCCAGGTGGCCGGCCTGTCGAGCCTGCAGTACCTGATCGTGCTGACACCGATCTCGTTGTTGCTGGCGGTGATGATGGCGCTGGGGCGTCTCTACCGCGATCAGGAAGTGACCGCCATGCTGGCCTGTGGTGCGCCGCTGTCGGGGTTGTATCGGCCCTGCCTGTGGTTGGCGGTGGGGGTGGCACTGTTGACCGCGACGCTGTCGTTCGAGCTCGGCCCCTGGGCCGGGCGCACGGCCGATGCGCTGGTCGCCGATGCGGCGCGCGCCAATCGCTACAACCCGTTCGAGGCCGGTCGCTTCAAGGAACTGCCGGAGGCCGGTGCGGTGCTCTATACCGGACGTCTCAGTGACGATGGTCGCGACATCAGCCAATTCTTCGGCGTGCAGACCGATGCCCGCGGCAGGGACAGCGTACTGGTGGCGGAGCGGGGGCGCAGTGATGCCGATCCGGTGACCGGCGAACGGGTGTTGATGCTGGCTGAGGGGCACCGGTACCAGGGGACGCCCGGTGACGGCGCGTTCGAGATCACCGGCTTCGACACCCTCACGACCCGTATTGCGCCGCCGCAATTTTCGGAGCTGAGTGGCAAGCGCAAGCTGGCCACCACCGGCGCTCTGTGGGCATCGCAGTCACCGGAGGACCTCGCCGAACTCAACTTCCGAATCGCCGTGCCGATGTCAGTGTTGGTGCTGGTGGTACTGGCGGTGCCACTGTCGCATGTCAAACCGCGTGCCGGGCGCTATGGGCGGCTGGTGCTGGGCGTGGTGCTGTACCTCGTCTACTCGCAGCTGATCACGCTGGCCCAGGTGTGGGTGGCGAAAGGGCAGGTGCCGCCGCTGATCGGCATCTGGTGGGTCCACCTGCTGTTTGCCGGGCTCGCCGGGATTCTCATCATGCGCCAGGCCGGGCGGCTGCGATGA